A region of the Bacillus sp. NP247 genome:
AAAGGAAGCAAGTCAAAAAAGGAGTGAATCATTTCACTCCTTTTTAATTTAGGATGCCGCAGATTGATCCGTATTATATTTTTCTTCTGTTTTGAAACAATCATTGCGCAAATTGCATCGCCGGAAATATTTACAGCTGTTCTAGACATATCTAGAATGCGGTCAATACCGATAATTAAAGCAATACCTTCTACTGATAGATTTACTTGATTTAAAACCATCGTAAGCATTACAAGTCCAACAGCTGGTACACCAGCAGTACCGATACTAGCTAGTACAGCAGTTAATACGACCATAGCTAATTGCTGAAATAAGCGAAGAGAGTTAAATTATGTATTTGGAAAAAAAATAGACCATCACATGATGGCCTAGGGAAGGGGACAATTTATGTCAATTTAATTAGGGATGGAAGCTATTCAAAGACACTGGGGAATGTCTTATAAATTAGGGAGGAATAGCTCCGATACGTATACTATAAAAGGTGGATGTGACCTAGATGTGAACATGGAGTGAAAGAGAGAGGGAGTTTCAAATAAAAGATAGAAAGAACAAAAAAATAAGACCATCACATATAGGATGGTCAAGGGAAGGGGACAATTTATGTCAATTTAATTAGGGATGGAAGCTATTCAAAGACACTGGGGAATGTCTTATAAATTAGGGAGGAATAGCTCCGATACGTATACTATAAAAGGTGGATGTGACCTAGATGTGAACATGGAGTGAAAGAGAGAGGGAGTTTCAAATAAAAGATAGAAAGAACAAAAAATAAGACCATCACATATAGGATGGTCAAGGAAGGGGACAATTTATGTCAATTTAATTAGGGATGGAAAGCTGCTTTAAGACACTGGGGAATGTCTTATAAATTAGGGAGGAACAGCTCCGATACGTATACTATAAAAGGTAGATGTGACCCTCGTGTGAACTTGGAGTGAAAGATATAGGAATTTGAAAAGGGATAAAATAGTTGTTGTTGTAAGAGTTATAGTATAAGTGGAGATATAATAGAGAATATTCTTTTGTAAAACAATAGGAATCTGAATATAAATAAAAGTTGAAATCTATGAAAAAAAGGATTATGCTCAACTATATTATAAGAATATAAGGTTTATCCCGCTACTTGTAGGCTCTTAAAGAGCCTTTATTTATGAGGGGATAAAAGCTTCACTTGATAAAGGGAGTTAGTGATATGGAAGTAGCAAAAAAACAAGGGTTGTATAATCGCCTTGTACGATTAAATCCACCACAAATTTTAGCATTAGGCTTTTTTTGTTTAATTGTGGTCGGAGGATTGTTATTAAAGTTACCGTTTGCAACGAAAGTACATATTAGTTGGGTAGATGCTTTCTTTACAGCTACGTCGGCAGCGACTGTAACCGGTTTAGGTGTTGTAGATACTGCAAGTACGTTTACGATGTTTGGTGAAATTGTTATTATGTTTTTAATTCAAACGGGTGGTCTCGGCCTTATGACGATTGCCATTTTAATTGTTTGGGTATTAGGTAAAAAAATCGGTTTACGCCACCGATTATTAATTGGAGAAGCATTTAATCAAACAAATATTGGTGGTCTTGTGAAATTAGTGAAACGAGTTTTTATTTTTTCTATTTGTATCGAGCTAATTGGAGTTATCTTTTTATCGATGCGCTTTATTCCAGAGTTTGGTTTTGGAAAAGGTTTATACTATAGTATTTTTCACGTTATTGCCTCATATAATAATGCCGGTTTTGCGCTTTGGCCAGATAATTTAACAAGATATGTAGGAGATCCTATCATTAATATTGGGATTTGTTCTTTAATTGTAATAGGGGGGTTAGGGTTTACTGTATTAATTGATATATGGTATAGCCGTAGTTTCCGAAAATTATCGCTTCACTCCAAAATCATGATTGTTGGAACGGTAGCACTTAATATTATTGCGATGATTGTGATTTTTGTATTGGAATATAATAATGTGAAGACTTTGGGAAACTTATCTTTAAATGAAAAGTTATGGGCTTCGTTCTTCCAAGGAATTACACCTCGTACAGCCGGTTTTAATACGGTAGATTATGGGGGGATGGAAGAGTCATCGATACTATTTACGATGGTATTAATGTTTATTGGTGCGGGAAGTGTATCGACAGGCGGTGGAATTAAGTTAACGACATTCGTTATTTTAATTACATCAGTTCTTTCTTTCTTTAGAAAGAAAGAGGATTTTGTTTTATTTCAGCGTACGATTAAAATGTCGACAGTAACGAGAGCGTTAGCAATTGTCGTTGCTAGTCAAATACTTATTTTTACAGCGGTATTTGTATTAATGCTTACAGAAGACTTCAGTTTTATTCAGTTATTATTTGAGACAATTTCAGCGTTTGGCACAGTAGGATTAACAATGGGGATTACTGCGAAGCTATCGGCGTTTGGGAAATGTATTATTATGTTTGTTATGTTTTGTGGATTAATCGGACCGTTAACACTTGTGTTCTCTTTGGCACGACCAGCGAAACAAAAAATTAAATATCCATCAGAAGATGTATTTACAGGATAAGGTATCCCGCATAAAGCGGGATACCTTGTTCTTTTTAAAAAAGAGAGAACAATAAACCAATAAGCGCCACTCGGAATAAAATCGCAATGAGTGCAGCGATACCACCCACAATCGCAGCGATACCACCAGTTACAGTAGCTCCACGATTATAAGCGTAAATACCGAGTAAAACAGACACAAGACCAAATAGTGTTGGGAATGTGAATAATGATAATATTGCTAAAGCAAGAGCAATAAAACCAGCAGTTGATCCCGCTGCGGACGATCTTACATCATCTTTATCGTCTTTATCATCATAATCAATGCGCTGTGGTGCAACTTCAGCTGCGTATTCTTCTTTATAGTCACTATAATCACTATCTATTCGATCTCTTTTTTTATATTCATCAAATTTCTCAGTCAAAGTAAGGACTCCTTTCATAACAAGGTTCAATAGTAGTATGTTTCTTTTTACTGTTTTTATCCCGTATTAACGTGCAGTAAGACTCCCGCCTCAAAATTCGGCTAGAGCGAAGAAGTTAGGTGGGAGTAATATCCAATTGGAAAATGAAAATGTTTTTTTAAAATAGGAAAACTAAGTATGACTTCCTCTATTTTGGAAAGTATAAAAAAGAATAATGAGGAAAGGGTGCAATACATAATGGAACATCCAATTGAAAATTTAATGAAAACAGCAATGACCAATTTAAAAGAGATGGTAGATGTAAATACGATTGTTGGAAGTCCAGTTTCAACAGCTGATGGAAATGTAGTATTAACAGTATCTCAAGTGGCTTTTGGTTTTGGTGCCGGCGGAAGTGACTTTAAAGGTGATTTTATTTCTGAAAAACATAATAACGGACAAGGGCAGCATAAAGAGAACAAGCAAAGTCATCCATTCGGAGGCGGAAGCGGGGCTGGGGTTTCTATTAGCCCAGTTGCTTTTTTAGTAGTTGGCTCTAACGGTGTGCAAGTATTACACCTCAATAGTAGTACACATTTAATTGAAAAGGCTTTAAATACTGTACCAAGCACTGTAGATAAATTTGTAAATGGTCGCCAAAAGTGAACTTGCATTTTTTAGGAATTATGATATATTAGAAAAAGTGCGCTTTAGGATGATCGGAATAATTGAACTGTAAATATATATGATGTGTGGAATAAGGGAGAGGAATTTATGATTAATATCAAAAACTTAGTAGTTGGCTTATTTATGTTAGTAAGCGGTTTTGTTGTATATGTAATAAAAGAAAAAGCTCCATTCTAAAACAGACAAACCGTTAATGTCTGTTTTAAATTTGCAAAAAATGTTGACAAGTTGTTGTATTGGTGTTAAAATTTTAATTCGTGTCTCGGTTACAGCTAGTGTAAAGTAAATAAATCTTATGAATATAATACGAAAAGTTTGCGAAAGATCGGGTAGTCTTACCAACAACTTTTGTGAACAAACCCTATAAATTGTATATGTAAGCTTTATATGTATACTAGTGAATCAAGGAGCGGTCAGTGGAACCGTAATGATGAGAGAGAGGTAGGGCTTTCATCCAGTATATGTTACTTTCCCGTTAGGTGAATATAAAAAAGAGGGCTCCTTTTGAAAAGGAGCCCTCTTTCTATAGATAAATTGAAACTATAATCAGTGAGACCATTCCCGTTAAATGTTAGCTCACAAATAATGTGATAAAAATGATTAAGTGCGGTTTTCAACTTGTTGACAAATTTCATCTGTTGTTAAACCATGTGCTTTAATTACAGATCCTTTTATCGATGCATCTGCAATACCCATCATATTAGAATCTTGCCCGGTTACAACGCAACAATCGCATCCATGTGCATCATTTTCAGAGTTAAGTGAAACGACTTCATGTCCTTGTTGCTGAAGAGCTTGTTGAACATCTGTTAAAGAGTTCTCAACGCCAATTCTAGCCATAATTCTCACCTCCTACCATCTAGTTGTTAGTATGCTCAAGTCCAAAGCATATATTTATGAAAAGATGGTAGGAAGAGAATATTTATTTAGTCGTTATATACACCAGTAAGCATTTGACTAACGAATTGATCATTTAATGTATCTTGTGCTGAACTGTTATTAGATTGAATATCGATTGAAGCTGTATAGTTGTTATGTTTCCTGTTATTTGGTTCTACTTCAACGTAATTATCGAATTTACAAAACCCTTTCGTATCCATTAGATCAAATAGTTGTAGCATTTCTACTACCTCTTGTCTCGTTCCTTTAATTTGTACACACGCCATTGTTATTTCCTCCTTCAATTTGACAAATTGTTTTTTAAAAATAGGATTATGATTACTAAATGAAAAATATGAATGTTATTTTTAGACAGCGTTATTTTTGTTATTTTCCCCCTTTTTCACCAAAAGTCGTTGTATATTCCCGAATTTATAAATCGGACGTCCGTTTATTGAATACAATAGATTCGTATCGATTGGCGAAAACCCTTCTTTTAAACAAATATTTTTTTTAGTAGAATTTGGCGAAAAAAATTTTTTGACTTTTTGTAAACGTTAACAATGTTATTAAATCAATATAATCAAAGATGTATGTACGATTAAAAATTAAAAATTTTCTAAAAATTCACTTGATTTATTTGAAAAGGAGAGTAAACTAGGAAACAATAAAAAACTCATAGAACATAGGGGGCGCTTTCAAGTGAACGAGCAGTGGATTTTCTTAAATGGAGAATTTGTTCCAAAAGACGAAGCAAAGGTTTCAGTATATGATCATGGCTATTTATATGGCGATGGAGTGTTCGAAGGAATTAGGGTATATAGCGGTAATGTTTTCCGTTTGAGAGAGCATCTTGTCCGGTTATATGAATCAGCGAAATCCATCATGTTAGAAATTCCATATACGTTAGAAGAAGCAACGAAAATCGTTGTTGAAACGATTCGACAAAACAAACTATCTAATGGATATATCCGCCTCGTTGTATCAAGAGGACCTGGGAATTTGGGATTAGATCCCGATTCTTGTATGAAACCCAATGTAGTAGTAATTGCAGAGCAATTATCTTTATTCCCACAAGAATATTATGAAAAAGGGATTCCGATTATAACAGTTGCAACGCGTCGCAATCGCCCAGATGTTTTGTCGCCTCAAGTAAAATCTTTAAATTACTTAAATAATATTTTAGTTCGCATTGAGGCGAAACTAGCTGGAGTACAAGAAGCACTTATGTTAAATGACCAAGGATACGTAGCTGAAGGCTCTGGAGATAACGTATTTATTGTGAAGGGAAATAAATTGATTACACCACCAAGTTCTGCTGGAGCGTTAGAAGGTATTACACGAAACGCGATTTTAGAAATCGGCGAAAAACTTGGATATGACGTAAGAGAAGAATTATTTACAAGGCACGATGTATATGTAGCTGATGAAGTATTTTTAACAGGAACAGCTGCTGAAGTAATTGCTGTTACGACAGTAGATGGAAGAACGATTGGTTTAGGTAGAACAGGGCCACATACGAATCGTTTATTAGAAGAATTCCGTAAATTAGTTGTAGAAGATGGAGAGAAAATTTACGAAGAAAATAAAGTTGGATAATAGCTCTTTATGACATGATAAAGCGTTGATAGGGAGGAGTAGTTGACTGTGAAGCCTCACAGAGAGTCGGTGGTTGCTGGAAACCGATGGTTCACGTCGACGAACATCACCCTTGAGTGCTAAGCTGAAGCGTTTGTTTAGGCTTAGACGGTAGCCCCGTTATTAGCTAGACTCATCCCGAGTCACTGAGGCAAGAGTAATCTTGCGAAGAAGGGTGGTACCGCGAAATCTTTCGTCCCTTCAGCACATAGCTGGAGTGTGGACGTAGGATTTTTTTATTTTATAAATGGTTTAAAAAAGGGGGCTTATAAGAAAAATGTCTTCAAAAACGGAAGAGAAACTGGCAACTGGTGCACAGCTATTGTTAGAAGCGCTAGAAAAGGAAGAAGTAGAAGTGATTTTCGGGTATCCAGGTGGTGCGGTTTTACCTCTATATGATGCGCTTTATGATTGTGAAATTCCGCATATTTTAACGAGGCATGAGCAAGGTGCAATTCATGCTGCTGAAGGATATGCAAGAATTACAGGGAATCCAGGAGTGGTAATTGCAACAAGTGGACCGGGTGCTACAAATGTTATTACTGGTCTAGCTGACGCGATGATTGATTCATTACCGCTTGTTGTATTTACAGGGCAGGTAGCAACAACGTTAATTGGAAGTGATGCTTTCCAAGAAGCAGATATCATGGGGCTTACGATGCCGGTGACAAAACATAATTATCAAGTGCGAAAAGCATCGGATTTACCCCGAATTATTAAAGAAGCATTTCATATCGCTAGAACAGGAAGACCGGGCCCAGTCGTAATTGACCTTCCGAAAGATATGGTAGTGGAGCAAGGCGAGAGATGTAGCGACGTACAAATGGATTTACCAGGATACCAGCCTAATTATGAACCGAATCTACTACAAATAAACAAATTATTACAAGCGGTTGAGGTCTCAAAAAAGCCATTAATTTTAGCTGGAGCAGGTGTATTGCATGCGAAAGCATCGAAAGAATTAACAAGCTTTGCTCGCAAATATCATATTCCAGTTGTTCATACATTACTTGGTCTTGGCGGGTTTCCGCCAGATGATGAACTATTTCTAGGGATGGGAGGAATGCACGGTTCATACACCGCAAATATGGCATTATATGAATGTGACTTACTTATTAATATAGGTGCAAGATTTGATGATCGTCTTACTGGAAATTTAGCTTATTTTGCTAAAGAAGCGATTGTCGCACATATAGATATTGATCCAGCGGAAATTGGGAAAAATGTGCCGACTGAAATCCCTATTGTTGCGAGTGCGAAGCAAGCATTAGAAGCTATACTCACTTTTAAAGAAGGGGAAGTAGATCACAATGATTGGCTTTCGTTATTGAATAGTAGAAAAGAAAAATACCCTCTTTCTTACAAAGAACATGCAGAGCGTATTAAACCTCAATATGCAATTGATATGCTATACGAAATTACGAAAGGAGAAGCGATTGTAACAACAGATGTTGGGCAACATCAAATGTGGGCAGCTCAATATTATCCATTGAAAAACCCAGATAGATGGGTAACTTCTGGGGGATTGGGAACAATGGGCTTCGGGTTTCCAGCAGCAATAGGTGCACAAATCGCAAAGCCTGAAGAACTAGTTATTGCAATTGTCGGTGATGCTGGATTTCAAATGACCTTGCAAGAACTTAGTGTGTTAAAAGAGCATTCTTTACCGGTTAAAGTTTTTATTTTAAATAATGAAGCTTTAGGGATGGTAAGACAATGGCAAGAGGAATTTTATAATAGGCGATATTCGCACTCCTTACTTTCATGCCAACCAGATTTTGTCGCACTTGCCAATGCATATGGCATAAAAGGTGTTCGTATTGAAGACCCACTTCTTGCAAAGCAACAATTACAGTATGCAATTGAATTAAAAGAGCCAGTCGTAATTGATTGCCGCGTACTTCAATCTGAAAAGGTTATGCCGATGGTTGCACCAGGGAAAGGGGTTCACCAAATGGAGGGGGTGGAAAAAAGGTGAAGAGAATTGTAACAGCGACAGTTCGAAATCAAAGCGGTGTGTTAAATCGAATTACAGGTGTTATGACACGTAGACATTTTAATATTGAAAGTATTTCAGTAGGTCATACGGAATCATCGGATATTTCGAGAATGACGATTGTTGTACACGTTGAAAATGAACAGCAAGTTGAGCAGTTAATTAAACAACTTCATAAGCAAATCGATGTACTGAAAGTATCAGATATTACAGAAGAAGCGATGATCGCTAGAGAACTTGCACTTATTAAAGTAGCAACGTCTGTAGCAAGAGCAGAATTATATAGTTTAATTGAACCGTTCCGAGCCGCTGTAATAGATGTTGGGAAGGATTCCATAGTGGTGCAAGTAACAGGTACTCAGGAGAAAGTAGAAGCGTTAATTGAATTACTTCGTCCATACGGTTTGAAAGAAATTGCTAGAACAGGTGTAACAGCATTTACACGTAGTATGAAAAAACAAGATAAACAAGTTATGTTAATTCAATAATTATTTAAAAAATAGGGGGAAATGAAAATGGCAAAAGTTTATTATGAAAAAGACGTAACGGTAAATGTATTAAAGGAAAAGAAAGTAGCAATCATCGGATATGGATCGCAAGGCCATGCACATGCACAAAACTTACGTGATAACGGATTTGATGTAGTAGTTGGACTGAGGAAAGGGAAGTCATGGGATAAAGCGAAAGAAGATGGATTTTCCGTATATACAGTAGCGGAAGCAGCAGAAAAAGCGGATGTAGTAATGATTCTACTACCTGATGAACTGCAGCCGGAAGTATATGAAGCTGAAATTGCACCAAACTTACAGGCAGGTAATTCTCTTGTGTTCGCACATGGCTTTAATGTTCACTTTGATCAAGTAAAACCGCCAGCTAATGTAGATGTATTTCTAGTAGCGCCGAAAGGTCCAGGACATCTAGTACGTCGTACATTTGCGGAAGGAGGAGCTGTTCCTGCATTATTTGCAGTATATCAAGATGCAACAGGAGTTGCGACTGAAAAGGCACTTTCATATGCAGATGGAATTGGGGCGACGAGAGCAGGTGTATTAGAAACAACGTTTAAAGAAGAAACAGAAACAGATTTATTCGGAGAGCAAGCTGTACTTTGCGGCGGAGTGACTGCACTTGTAAAAGCGGGATTTGAAACGCTAGTTGATGCTGGCTATCAACCTGAACTTGCATATTTTGAATGTTTACATGAACTGAAACTAATTGTTGACCTTATGTATGAAGGTGGACTTGAAAATATGAGATACTCAGTTTCAGATACAGCGCAGTGGGGTGACTTCGTATCAGGACCACGCGTTGTTACTGAAGATACAAAGAAAGCGATGGGGGAAGTATTAGCAGAAATTCAAGACGGTACATTTGCAAGAGGCTGGATTGCAGAGCATAAAGCAGGAAGACCAAATTTCCAGGCGACAAATGAGAAAGAAAATGAACATGAAATCGAAGTAGTTGGACGTAAATTACGTGAAATGATGCCTTTTGTACAGCCCCGAGTAAAGGTAGGGATTAAATAATATGAAGCAGATTTTGTTCATGGATACGACGCTTCGTGATGGCGAACAATCACCAGGAGTTAATTTAAATGAACAAGAGAAATTACAAATTGCGAGGCAACTAGAGAGACTTGGTATTAATGTAATGGAAGCTGGATTCGCAGCGGCTTCTGAAGGTGATTTTCAATCGGTAAAACGTATCGCAAATACCATTCAAAATGCTACGGTTATGAGTTTAGCTAGAGCAAAGGAAAGCGATATTCGAAGAGCATATGACGCAGTGAAAGGTGCTGTATCTCCTCGTTTACACGTATTTTTAGCTACGAGTGACATTCATATGAAATATAAGCTTTGTATGTCGAAAGAAGATGTATTAGATAGCATTCAGCGCTCGGTTACACTCGGAAAATCATTATTTCCAACAGTACAATTTTCAGCAGAAGATGCGACAAGAACATCGAGAGCATTTTTAGCTGAAGCAGTAGAAGTAGCGATTCGTGCAGGAGCGAATGTAATCAATATTCCTGATACAGTTGGATATACGAATCCGGAAGAATATTATTCTCTTTTTAAATACTTAAAAGAATCCGTTCCTTCGTATGAAAAAGCAATTTTCTCTTGTCATTGTCACGATGATCTGGGGATGGCAGTAGCGAATTCGTTAGCTGCAGTTGAAGGCGGAGCGTTACAAGTAGAAGGAACGATTAATGGAATTGGAGAAAGAGCAGGAAATGCAGCCTTAGAAGAAGTCGCAGTTGCTCTCCATATTAGAAAAGATTTCTATGAAGCAGAGTCCTCTATGACGTTAAAAGAGATTAAAGCGACAAGTACATTAGTAAGTCGTTTAACAGGTATGGTTGTACCGAAAAATAAAGCGATTGTTGGAGCAAATGCGTTCGCTCATGAATCAGGTATTCATCAAGATGGTGTTTTAAAAGAAGTGACGACATATGAAATTATTGAACCGGCGCTTATAGGTGAATCTCAAAATCTATTTGTACTTGGAAAACATTCTGGACGTCACGCATTTACGGAAAAAATGAAAGAATTAGGCTACGAATTTACAAACGAAGAACGAGATGCGGTGTTTGCAGCATTTAAAAAATTAGCTGATCGAAAAAAGGAAATTACAGAAGAAGATTTACGTGCGCTTATGCTTGGTGAAGCAGCATTTTCGGCACAACAATATAGCATTACGCAATTGCAAGTACACTTCGTATCAAATAGTACACAGTGTGCAACGGTTGTACTAAAAGATGAGGAAGGGAATATGTACGAAGATGCAGCAACTGGTTCTGGAAGTATTGAAGCGATCTATAATGCAATTCAAAGAATTTTAGGATTAGAATGTGACTTAGCGGATTATCGCATACAATCTATAACGCAAGGTCAAGATGCACTTGCACATGTTCATGTTGAATTAAAAGAAGGAACTCATCAAGTATCAGGTTTTGGTGTTGCGCAAGACGTATTAGAAGCATCGGCGAGAGCGTATGTTCATGCGGCCGGAAAATTAAAATCTTTTATTACTCTTGTGAAGTAACTGTTTGATAAGTGAGGGGATCGTCCCTTACTTATCAAAATATATTTCTGAAATTTCAGATAAAAAGGAGTGTTTTATTTGGAAAAACGTATCGTTTGTTTAGCGGGTGATGGTGTTGGTCCGGAAGTTATGGAAAGCGCGAAGGAAGTATTGCATATGGTAGAGAGGCTATATGGACATCATTTTTATTTGCAAGATGAGTACTTTGGCGGAGCTGCTATCGATTTAACTGGGCAACCATTACCACAGCGAACACTTGCCGCTTGTTTAGCGAGTGATGCGGTTTTACTTGGAGCGGTTGGTGGACCACGGTGGGATGATGCGAAAGAAAGGCCAGAGAAAGGATTATTAGCTTTAAGAAAAGGACTTGGTGTATTTGCGAACGTTCGCCCTGTAACAGTAGAAAGCGCAACTGCACATTTATCGCCATTAAAAAACGTAGATGAAATTGACTTCGTTGTCGTTCGTGAACTAACAGGCGGTATTTATTTCTCTTATCCAAAAGAAAGAACGGAAGAATCGGCAACTGATACACTTACGTACCATCGTCATGAAATTGAACGTATCGTGTCGTATGCTTTTCAATTAGCGAGTAAGAGAGAGAAACAAGTAACCTCTATTGATAAAGCGAATGTTTTAGAATCTAGTAAATTGTGGAGAGCTGTTACGGAAGAAGTAGCTCTTCGTTATCCTGATGTTGAATTAGAGCACATTTTAGTAGATGCAGCTGCTATGGAGTTAATTCGGAATCCAGAACGTTTTGATGTAATTGTAACCGAAAATTTATTCGGTGACATTTTAAGTGACGAGGCTTCTGTATTAGCAGGGTCATTAGGAATGCTTCCATCAGCGAGCCATGCGGAAAACGGGCCGTCTTTATATGAGCCTATTCACGGATCAGCACCAGATATTGCAGGGAAAAATAAAGCGAATCCAATTGCGATGATGCGTTCAGTTGCGATGATGCTCAGACAATCATTTGGATTAACGAGAGAAGGGTATGCAATTGAATCCGCAATTTCTGCAGTTCTTAAATCTGGAAAAGGTACAGCTGATATTGGGGGAGATGCGACGACAACTTCATTTACAAAAGCGGTTATTCAAGAAATGGAAGAGCAAGCGCTAGTAGGGAGAGGACGATAATGGGTAAAAGATTACTAGATAAGCTTTGGGAAAGACATGTAGTTGCAACGAATGAAAATGGATTGGATTTATTATATATCGATCTTCATCTCGTTCATGAAGTAACGTCACCGCAAGCCTTTGAAGGCTTGCGGCTTGCAAATCGAACTGTACGGAGACCGGAATTAACGTTTGCAACGATGGATCATAATATTCCAACGATAGATGTTTGGAATATTACCGATCGTATTGCGAAGCAGCAATTGGATACACTTCGTGAGAACTGTAAACAATTTCAGGTGTCATTAGCTGATATTGGTGATGAAGAGCAAGGAATCGTTCACGTTATAGGACCAGAACTTGGACTCACACAACCAGGGAAAACGATTGTTTGTGGTGATAGTCATACAGCAACCCACGGTGCTTTCGGTGCTTTAGCGTTTGGTATTGGTACGAGTGAAGTAGAACATGTATTAGCAACTCAAACGTTGTGGCAACGAAAACCGAAAGCGATGGGGATTG
Encoded here:
- a CDS encoding DUF3911 family protein; its protein translation is MACVQIKGTRQEVVEMLQLFDLMDTKGFCKFDNYVEVEPNNRKHNNYTASIDIQSNNSSAQDTLNDQFVSQMLTGVYND
- the ilvN gene encoding acetolactate synthase small subunit: MKRIVTATVRNQSGVLNRITGVMTRRHFNIESISVGHTESSDISRMTIVVHVENEQQVEQLIKQLHKQIDVLKVSDITEEAMIARELALIKVATSVARAELYSLIEPFRAAVIDVGKDSIVVQVTGTQEKVEALIELLRPYGLKEIARTGVTAFTRSMKKQDKQVMLIQ
- the ytfJ gene encoding GerW family sporulation protein gives rise to the protein MTSSILESIKKNNEERVQYIMEHPIENLMKTAMTNLKEMVDVNTIVGSPVSTADGNVVLTVSQVAFGFGAGGSDFKGDFISEKHNNGQGQHKENKQSHPFGGGSGAGVSISPVAFLVVGSNGVQVLHLNSSTHLIEKALNTVPSTVDKFVNGRQK
- the ilvE gene encoding branched-chain-amino-acid transaminase, which translates into the protein MNEQWIFLNGEFVPKDEAKVSVYDHGYLYGDGVFEGIRVYSGNVFRLREHLVRLYESAKSIMLEIPYTLEEATKIVVETIRQNKLSNGYIRLVVSRGPGNLGLDPDSCMKPNVVVIAEQLSLFPQEYYEKGIPIITVATRRNRPDVLSPQVKSLNYLNNILVRIEAKLAGVQEALMLNDQGYVAEGSGDNVFIVKGNKLITPPSSAGALEGITRNAILEIGEKLGYDVREELFTRHDVYVADEVFLTGTAAEVIAVTTVDGRTIGLGRTGPHTNRLLEEFRKLVVEDGEKIYEENKVG
- a CDS encoding YkuS family protein; this encodes MARIGVENSLTDVQQALQQQGHEVVSLNSENDAHGCDCCVVTGQDSNMMGIADASIKGSVIKAHGLTTDEICQQVENRT
- a CDS encoding TrkH family potassium uptake protein is translated as MEVAKKQGLYNRLVRLNPPQILALGFFCLIVVGGLLLKLPFATKVHISWVDAFFTATSAATVTGLGVVDTASTFTMFGEIVIMFLIQTGGLGLMTIAILIVWVLGKKIGLRHRLLIGEAFNQTNIGGLVKLVKRVFIFSICIELIGVIFLSMRFIPEFGFGKGLYYSIFHVIASYNNAGFALWPDNLTRYVGDPIINIGICSLIVIGGLGFTVLIDIWYSRSFRKLSLHSKIMIVGTVALNIIAMIVIFVLEYNNVKTLGNLSLNEKLWASFFQGITPRTAGFNTVDYGGMEESSILFTMVLMFIGAGSVSTGGGIKLTTFVILITSVLSFFRKKEDFVLFQRTIKMSTVTRALAIVVASQILIFTAVFVLMLTEDFSFIQLLFETISAFGTVGLTMGITAKLSAFGKCIIMFVMFCGLIGPLTLVFSLARPAKQKIKYPSEDVFTG
- the ilvC gene encoding ketol-acid reductoisomerase, encoding MAKVYYEKDVTVNVLKEKKVAIIGYGSQGHAHAQNLRDNGFDVVVGLRKGKSWDKAKEDGFSVYTVAEAAEKADVVMILLPDELQPEVYEAEIAPNLQAGNSLVFAHGFNVHFDQVKPPANVDVFLVAPKGPGHLVRRTFAEGGAVPALFAVYQDATGVATEKALSYADGIGATRAGVLETTFKEETETDLFGEQAVLCGGVTALVKAGFETLVDAGYQPELAYFECLHELKLIVDLMYEGGLENMRYSVSDTAQWGDFVSGPRVVTEDTKKAMGEVLAEIQDGTFARGWIAEHKAGRPNFQATNEKENEHEIEVVGRKLREMMPFVQPRVKVGIK
- a CDS encoding imidazole glycerol phosphate synthase; the protein is MTEKFDEYKKRDRIDSDYSDYKEEYAAEVAPQRIDYDDKDDKDDVRSSAAGSTAGFIALALAILSLFTFPTLFGLVSVLLGIYAYNRGATVTGGIAAIVGGIAALIAILFRVALIGLLFSLF
- the ilvB gene encoding acetolactate synthase large subunit encodes the protein MSSKTEEKLATGAQLLLEALEKEEVEVIFGYPGGAVLPLYDALYDCEIPHILTRHEQGAIHAAEGYARITGNPGVVIATSGPGATNVITGLADAMIDSLPLVVFTGQVATTLIGSDAFQEADIMGLTMPVTKHNYQVRKASDLPRIIKEAFHIARTGRPGPVVIDLPKDMVVEQGERCSDVQMDLPGYQPNYEPNLLQINKLLQAVEVSKKPLILAGAGVLHAKASKELTSFARKYHIPVVHTLLGLGGFPPDDELFLGMGGMHGSYTANMALYECDLLINIGARFDDRLTGNLAYFAKEAIVAHIDIDPAEIGKNVPTEIPIVASAKQALEAILTFKEGEVDHNDWLSLLNSRKEKYPLSYKEHAERIKPQYAIDMLYEITKGEAIVTTDVGQHQMWAAQYYPLKNPDRWVTSGGLGTMGFGFPAAIGAQIAKPEELVIAIVGDAGFQMTLQELSVLKEHSLPVKVFILNNEALGMVRQWQEEFYNRRYSHSLLSCQPDFVALANAYGIKGVRIEDPLLAKQQLQYAIELKEPVVIDCRVLQSEKVMPMVAPGKGVHQMEGVEKR